One window from the genome of Fundidesulfovibrio magnetotacticus encodes:
- a CDS encoding glycosyltransferase: MNKRTIIVSGLACTYPLGGVAWDYIQYLHGFHKLGHDVYYLEDTGGWAYDPFNVTFTEDYSYHIKYLTDYLTALDPDLAKRFCVRDPSDNFHGLSQEQLTDVVKRADVVFNISTTLWLREEYQGIPVKVLIDSDPMYTQAGIPDYLAGTASEKDVKNIEHMKLHDRFFSFAENFGKPGCLIPQGVFDWRPTRQPMVLESWDTPRKPASDAFTTVLSWQPKESGPVIGGVQYGGKNMEFLRFIDLPRKTSATLELALGQGRPPREMLEEKGWKLEDGFAKSTTPWLYRDYIQDSFAEFSMAKNAYVASRSGWFSCRSTCYLAAGRPCVVQDTGFSEFMPTGEGVLAFSSEDEALAGIEAVRADWDRHSKAAKKFAKEWFDSDAVLSKLLKEAME; the protein is encoded by the coding sequence ATGAACAAACGCACCATCATCGTCTCCGGACTGGCCTGCACCTACCCCCTGGGTGGCGTGGCCTGGGACTACATCCAGTACCTGCACGGCTTCCACAAGCTGGGGCACGACGTCTACTACCTGGAGGACACCGGCGGCTGGGCCTACGACCCCTTCAACGTCACCTTCACGGAAGACTATTCCTACCACATCAAGTACCTCACGGACTATCTCACGGCCCTGGACCCGGACCTGGCCAAACGCTTCTGCGTGCGCGACCCGTCCGACAACTTCCACGGCCTCTCCCAGGAGCAGCTCACCGACGTGGTGAAGCGCGCCGACGTGGTGTTCAACATCTCCACCACCCTCTGGCTGCGCGAGGAGTACCAGGGCATCCCCGTGAAGGTGCTCATCGACTCCGACCCCATGTACACCCAGGCGGGCATCCCTGATTATCTCGCGGGCACGGCCTCCGAGAAGGACGTGAAGAACATCGAGCACATGAAGCTGCACGATCGCTTCTTCAGCTTTGCCGAGAACTTCGGCAAGCCCGGCTGCCTGATCCCCCAGGGCGTCTTCGACTGGCGGCCCACCCGCCAGCCCATGGTCCTTGAGAGCTGGGACACCCCCCGCAAACCCGCCTCCGACGCCTTCACCACGGTGCTCTCCTGGCAACCCAAGGAGTCCGGCCCGGTGATCGGCGGCGTGCAGTACGGCGGCAAGAACATGGAATTCCTGCGCTTCATCGACCTGCCCAGGAAGACCTCCGCCACCCTGGAGCTGGCCCTGGGCCAGGGCAGGCCCCCGCGCGAGATGCTGGAGGAGAAGGGCTGGAAGCTCGAGGACGGCTTCGCCAAGTCCACCACTCCCTGGCTCTACCGCGACTACATCCAGGACAGCTTCGCCGAGTTCTCCATGGCCAAGAACGCCTACGTGGCCTCGCGCTCCGGGTGGTTCTCCTGCCGCAGCACCTGCTACCTGGCGGCAGGGAGGCCCTGCGTGGTGCAGGACACGGGCTTCTCCGAGTTCATGCCCACGGGCGAGGGCGTGCTGGCCTTCTCCAGCGAGGACGAAGCTTTGGCGGGCATCGAAGCCGTGCGCGCCGACTGGGACAGGCATTCCAAGGCCGCGAAGAAGTTCGCGAAAGAGTGGTTCGATTCCGACGCGGTGCTCTCGAAGCTCCTCAAGGAAGCGATGGAGTAG